In the genome of Abyssalbus ytuae, the window TGTAACCACAGATTTTTCCCTAGCCGGGAGGTTTTCCGGTAAGACCTCCATCAACTTACTTTTTGGCTACCAGGGTAAAGTGACCGAAAGAATTACCGTGGCTGTAAAAAATACATTGGAAACAAAGCAGGCAAAACGATTATGGGCAAAGAAGAAACTTCAATTCTTAAATGAAGATAAAAAGAATAATAAAGAAGCGATTATTAATCATGCCCTACAATATCACCTGATTTCGGATTATACCTCCATGTTGATCTTAGACAGAGTGGAAGATTATGTGCGTTATAGAATTGAACCTCCCCTGGAGTTTATGGAGGAGTACAAAGAACAGCTTGAAGAAATAGCAGATAATAAAGCAGACAGAGAGGCAGATCTGAATGAAAGAAAAGAATGGTTGTATGAAGATTATGCAAATATCAGGGAGTGGTATAATACAAAATTTCCGAAAAAAGAAGCAAAAAAGGAAAAGAAGGTACAAACGTCCAATGTAAATTCTACAGAACCCCAAACGGAAAATATTGAGCCACCACAAGATAATGTAGAAACTGCTTCGCAAAGAACTAATCCGATTACAGAAACAAGGGTAGTCGTAACCGATTCTACAAAAAGAATAATAAGAGGGATAATAGTAGATAATGAAGGGCAACCGTTATCCGGAGTAAATGTACTTGTTAGCGGAACCACTACAGGAACCCTCACGGATTTTGACGGAAATTTTGAAATAAATGCCACGGGAAATGATGAGTTAGTCTTTTCATATATAGGCTTTGGAACAAAGAGCCAGGTGGTAGGAAATTCAAATACTATGAATGTTTCTCTTGAAGAAGACACTCAACATCTTGATGAAGTGGTGATAGTGGGTTATGAAGTTACCAAACAAGCTTCTATTACCGGATCTGTGACATCCATAGTTCATGAATCATTGGCTGGCAGAGTTTCTGGCATTCAAGTTACGGGTGCGGCTGGATCAGCTTCATCAGTAAGCCTAAAAGAAACCACGCCTTTATATATTATAGACGGGGTAATTTCCAAAGAAAATCCTTTAGAGAAATTCACTTCCGAAGAAATAGAAAACATACAGGTTTACAATGCAGAAAACGGAACGAAACTTTACGGATCACAAGCATCCGGAGGGTTAATGATTATTACTACTAAAAAAGGAAAAGAAACACACCGGGAAGCGATTGATGAACTGGAAGAAAAGATCGCAGACAGGATAGAGTTGAAATCATGGAATCCGGAAACACCTTATATTAAAATTCTGCAACAGGCAAAAACTACCGGGGAAGCTTACAAAAAGTATTTGGAAATAAAGGACGAATATTCCAACAGCCCTTCCTTTTACCTGGATGTTGCCGATTTTTTTGACCGGAAAAAGAGTTCTCAATTAGCTATTACAATTCTTACCAACCTTATGGAAACAGAATTGGATAACTATGAGCTTATGAAAGCTTTGGCTTATAAGCTGGAGTATTTTAAACAATACAACCTGGCAGTGATTGTATATAACAAAGTTTTAGAATTAAGACCCGAAGAACCACAATCATACAGGGATCTGGCTTTGGCTTATGAACAAGCGGGCGAATATCAAAAAAGCTTTGATTTGTTGTACAAAATATACAGCTGCCAATTGTTAGAAAAAGACGAGGATGAAAGGTTTTATGGAATAGAACACATAGCGTTTGTGGAACTTACAAGGTTAGTTTCTAAATATGGCAACAAACTTAAATTGAATAAAACCCAAAAAGAAGAGTTTACTGAAATGCCTGTAGATGTAAGGGTTGTAATTGATTGGAATCATAATGATACCGATATTGACCTTTGGGTAATAGACCCTGAGGAAGAAAAAGCATATTACAGTAACCCGGAAACAAAAATCGGAGGAAGAATGTCGGAAGATCTGACCGAGGGTTACGGGCCTGAAGAATTTATGCTAAAGAATGCTATAAAAGGTAATTATAAAGTGATGGTAGATTATTATTCTGATAATGTTCAAAAAATCTCAGGACCGACGATATTAAAAGTTACTATGTTTACTAATTATGGCAGAAGTACGGAAACCAAAAAAACAATTACCGTAAGGCTGGATAAAGAAGAGGATGAAATTGAAGTAGGTAATTTCAAAATATAGTTTTGTTTAATTTAATGAATGGAATAGGCATCTAAAGTTTACCAAGGACTCCTTTTACCAAAAAGGAGTCTTTTTGTATAAGAATGTTTGACCCAAAAAGAAAGCCTCCCGGTGTTTCGAAAGGCCTGATTTTACCGGTAGTCCCACCCAGGATTCATGAATTGTTAGCTATTGGATATTATACTATTTTATTTTCAAATTTATTTCTCCAAGTTTCAGAAGCATCTGTACTTTTAGGATTTGAATGATTTATTACACTAAAAACAGAATTAATATCGATTTGAAATTCAAGCCTACTATAGGGACGCTACATGAAAGCTAAACGCTCTAGTACGGTAAAGCCTGTTTTTGGGATCTTAACCCAGTTTATGGGGCTTCGAAAAGTAAACACTATAGGCCTCAGGCAGGCCAATAAGTGTATGCATCTCTCTGCTATAGCCTATAACCTGAAGAAATACCTGAAACACATAGAAAAACACAGCAAAAGCGGTGCAGCAAGCCTGAAAGGTGATCGTTTTGTTTTAAAAGGACACTATCCCAAAAAGTGTGTAATTTAAAAATACGAGGGTCAGGTTTTTAGTTACAGCTTGACCCTATCTTCAAATAAAGTTAAGAACAGGTTAAGGATCACTCCCCAATTTCGAATAGGCTGTGTCCACTTTTTGGTGGCTTCCCTTAAGGCCAAATATACGGATTTCATCACAGCTTCATCGGTTGGAAATGAGAGTTTGTTTTTGGTGTATTTTCTAATTTTTCCATTGAGGTTTTCAATCAGGTTGGTGGTGTAAATGATTTTTCTAATCTCCACCGGAAAGTCGAAGAAGGCGGTAAGCTCTTCCCAATGTTCCCTCCAGCTTTTGACCGCATAGGCATACTTGGACTCCCAACGTGTAGCAAAATCCTCCAAAGCAGCCTTGGCTGCCTGCTTGTTAGGGGCATTGTAAATATGCTTCATATCAGCTGTAAAATCCTTTTTATCTTTCCAGACCACATACCGTGAAGCATTGCGTATTTGGTGTACCACACAAACCTGGGTCGTGGATTGCGGGAAAACGTTCTTGATGGTTTCAGTAAAGCCGTTTAAATTGTCAGTAGCCGTAATGAGGATATCTTCTACACCCCGGGCCTTGATATCGGTCAGCACATGCATCCAGAAGGCAGCTGATTCATTTTTGCCCAACCATAAGCCCAGGACTTCTTTGATCCCATCCTGACGAAGTCCCACCGCCATATAAACAGTTTTGTTGATCACTTTGGAATTTTCCCGAACCTTGAAAACAATCCCGTCCATCCAGACAATCATGTAGAGCGATTCCAGGGGACGGTTCTGCCAGGCAACAATATCATTGCTTACCTTTTCGGTGATCCGGGAGATGGTCGAGGTTGACACATCAAAATTATAAACCTCACGGATCTGCTCTTCGATATCGCTATTGCTCATCCCTTTGGCATAAAGCGAGACAATGACATTTTCCAATCCATCGACCATATTACCCCGTTTGGGTACGATCATGGGGTTGAAGGAAGCTTCCCTGTCCCGGGGAACCTTAATCTGGGATTCCCCAAAACTGGTCTTCACTTTCTTTTCACCATACCCGTTGCGGGCATTGGATGTATCGGATTTTTGATGCTTGTCATAGCCTAAATGACCATCTAATTCACCTTCAAGCATTTTTTCGATCCCTCGCTTTTGGAGGGCTTTTAGAAAACTGTTCAGTTCTTCTCCTGTTTTGAACTGTTTTAGAAATTCATCATTAAATAAATCTTCTTTTTTCATCCTGTGTAAAATTTAAAGTTAAACAAAAAAATAACGGGGGTCATGACCCCCGTTATTTTCTATTTACACAGTTTATAGGATACTACTTTTAAAAGTAATTATACGTCAAATTTTAAGCGTTTCTAACTCCCTTTGTTTAGGGTTGTAAGTAAATTAACATGTAAAATAAAAGCCCTAAAATGGGCTTAAATGCATCGTGTATTCTTAAAATTAGTGGCTTGTGCAACGGTTACCCGTGTTACCCAACGTATTTTTCATCTTTCCAATTCTCAATTCTCTTTTCGATTTCTTTTTTAGGTAGTCTATTATTTAAAAGGGATAATTTTTCTATTTTATATATTGCGAGAGTAAAACTAATTAATCCCTGTTTTAATAACTCATCAAATATGAATATAATACCTCTAACTTCGATCCCTTCTTTTGTGGCCTGTTTTCTTAACTTACCATCACCAGTTAATAAAGCACCAGATAATTTTTTACTGTAGTACCAAACTGAACAGTCCTCAAAACTTAATCCACTACTATTCTCAAGGATATTTGTTATTCCCTGAAAATCTAAAGCATCTTCAGTCTCAATTATCTTTAATTTACCACTTTTTATTAGTTTAGAAACAGGTTTTTGTTGTTCATCATTTAGTTCCTCTATTACAAAATCTGTTGTATGTAAATCAAAATTTATTTTAGCAAAAACTTGAATAAGTTCAAGTTTAGCCAGATCAATTAAAATGTTAGCATCATTTATTACAATTTTCATAATCTAGATGCTATATTAAAGAACTTTCTTTAATGGATTCTATATTCTTATTTAATAGAGAAGAGGCCTTACTAAATGATATTTTTTCCTGGGCTAATGCCCTATATACAAGTTGCTCAAACCTGTTAGAATTTTCAGGAGTTTCAAATCTGGTCATATTAACTTCTCTTTCTAAAGAAGGATTGAATCTAATTTTTTTATAAAAATCAGTATGACGTTGTTTAGATAATATTCCCGAATCAACAAGTCGATATACAATTGCTGGAATACTCATCCCATATTTTTTTTGAGTAGATATTAATTCAGTTAGAGTTATATGGTCTCTTTTACCTCCAAATTCTTTAATTACTATTTTTTTTGGAAACAAGAATTCCGCCGCGAATTTATTGCAGAAGTTTTCTTCTTGTTTTACATTACATTCGGGTATATTAAGAAGTAAGTGACCTAATTCGTGAAGTAAAGTAAATCGCTTTCTTTCAACCGGAAAATTTCCATTAACAACTATTACCGGGAACTTATCATTAACGTAAGTTGCCATTCCATCAAACTTATCGTCCACGTCAAAAAGTTCAATCACTTTAATTTCTTTATCTTCTAATAGTTGGATTATGTTGTGTATTGGGTCAATTCCAATATTCCATTCATTTCTTAATTTTAAAACAACTTTTTCAACATCCTCTATACTATTTATTTTACTATCTTGTATTATATTTTTAAAAGTGTAATCAATAGATAATGAGTCCTCAATCCAGAGATAATTTTCAAGATTAATCTTGATTAGTTCTTTTAAAGAACTTTGCTTTTTCATTGAAAAAGTTGACTTCTTTCTGAAATTAATTTCGCCAAGTTCAATTTGGAAAGAACTAAAAAAATAATCTATTTTTAAACCAAAAAGTTTAGATAACTTTATAAATTTTGAACTAGTTGGTATTGCATCACCATTTTCGTATTTACTAATCATTTGCTTTGAAACACCTATTTCATCGGCAACATTTTGTTGAGATAAACACTTTAAAACGCGTGCATTTTTGATTCTATTTGCTACAAGATTTTCCATAATTCAATTCTAATTGGTTGACAAAATTACATAACTTTAATGATTTGTCAACTTAAAATCAAATTTTAGTACTTTTTTTATATGTTGGGTAACGGCTAGTATAAGAATAGTAGCCGACTGCGTGGCACTTTCCTGTCAAGTTACAAGAAAGTTGAAGCGGGCTAAAACCCTTTAATTTACTGCTATTTCGGCTATTATTTTTATACATTGTTATGGGCTGAATTTTATTCAATCAAACTTTCAATCTTTCCCCTTAATTCAGCTATCTTTTCTTCAGTAATCGATTCATTTTTATGTTGATACATTATGTTCAATGGTTTTAAGTCTTTTCTAGGAGGTGTTGGTATTCCAAGAAAGTCTTCCAAATCTTTGTCAAACAAATCAATGTTAACAGTATATGTATTTTTACAGTTCTCAATAAATTCGTTTACTATTTGTTGAGTTTCATTTTCATCACTATCCATTAAAATTGAATGCTTTATTCCAAGACTAGCAAATAAGTTCATAAAGCGATGAATATTAAATTTCCCCAATGAGTCCAGTATATATAAGTGCCTATCTTTTAAATCAATCCATTCGTTATTTAATAAATAGTCAAGAAATACTTTCTCACTGGCACCCTCACATATAATAACCTGTTTTGCTAGATGTTATAAAAGATTAAGCTTTGTCACACTCACCTTTTTAAATAAGGTGAGTGATGAACAAGCCGTTAACTTACTTAGAAAGTTTGTGGATAATGCTAAAAAGCGTAGCGATGATTTCCAATATGTCTGGGTTGCAGAGCGCCAAACAAAAAACGATGAATTTAAGGGAAATGTACATTTTCACATGATAACCAACAAATACTGGAAAATTGACAAATGGTGGAACTATTGGATAAACTTGCAAAAAAAGAATGGGGTACTTCCTAGAGATGAAAGCTTTAAACCCTCATCGGCTTTTGATGTAAAGCAATTAAACTCTAACAACATTAGGTCTATAGCCTCTTATGTTACCAAATATGTAACAAAGAACGATGCGAAATTTAAATGCCAAGTTTGGAATTGCTCAAAACGAGTTTCAGAATTATACACCGATTTTTACACGACAACTGAGTTTACAGACCAATTTAAACGCATGAATGCGGTTTTAAAAGAAATAAAAAACACAGACCGTAAAAGCCCTGTGGTAAATGTTAAAATGATTGACTTAAATAGAAATACTTTACCGATGTATAAAAGGCTTGATGTTATGAACAGTAAAATTATTGAATCTTAAACTAAGTTTAAAAACTATGCTAATCTATGATATGGAGTATCATTTAATAAAGCTTTTAACTCCTCTATTTTGTCATTGATAGAATTCACTTCAAAGTTACAGTATGCTGAATCGTATTCATCTTCACAAAAGTCCATTAATTTCACAAATATCTCAACATCATTCTCATAGACTACATCCGAATGGGATTGGTTATTAGGTTTACCAATTGGAGCAGGGTCTCCGTTAAATTTTGGAGTATGAATAACATCTTCTATTTTTTCTATTGAACGTAAAAATGAAACAGGATATTTGAAAATTTTATATGCGGTATGATTCTGAAAAGTCCCTTTCTCTTGATTTTTTGTAAGAGCTATTAAAATATAGTTTTTTTCAACATCAATGTATTTACTCCAATTAACAGACAAGCCTTCCTCATTTTTCCTCAATTGAAAATGCGTTTCATTTGGAAATCTTCGTCTTTTGCCATTTGGACCTTCTCTATCTCTTGGCGTTACTTGTCTAAAAACAAAATCCTCATCAGGGATAAGCTCAGTTTTAAATGACATTAAATCAAGTTTTTCATCCAATAGGCAAGATAATCAGAAACTTTACCAATAATTACGTTTCCTTTAATTGGTTCTTTATTTAATTTTAAATCCCCATAATAGCTTGCCAAATAAGTTCCCTCCTTATTTTTTTCAATATTGACTGCTAATCTAGCTTTTTCTGTCCTCCATGACAAAAACATATCTCCATTCCTGCCCGGATTAATCTCTGGGGAATTAATAATAGTACCTAAATTATTAAATATAAAAACAGAATATTCAACAAGAAAATTAATTGTTTTGAAATAAATATCCTGAGATATTGCAAGTGATTCTTCTCCGTCCCAATTATTGCTGAAACTTAATATTTCTTTTGAAAAATTAATTTCCTCATATATATCTTTTAACTCATAAGGGAGTAAATAGCTTGAGTCTAGAACTTTTAAATGCAGAAATTTCTTAGTTTCATTCCAATAGCATTTAGTTTGTCCAGAAAGAATTCTTGTGGAATTCTTTCTGGACAAAGCTGTAGTCAAGTTGATTTCATTATCAACTAAATAACCTGAATTAATTTTTGAATTTGGTTCAATCCAAGAATGCAAATAAGCTTGTCCGTTAAAAATTTTAGACCTGTTGTAGTCATTAACATGAGAACAAAAATCTTTTGTTTTTAAATTTGCTGAGGTAAGTTCCATATGCAATTTTATTCTGTTACTTCTATAAACTCAATATTGGAGTAATCAGATTTTATCTGAATGTCCTTATTAATTGCCCTATTAATAGTTTCTTTTAATTTCACTAAATCATTTGAATCTAAAGAAAAATAAAAACTTTCTGGTTCCGCGTTTCTACTTGATTCTATTTTTAATTTGTGAATTATAACCGCTTTGCGTCCTTCTAAATTTTCTTCAATGTCTTCTCCAAATAATAGCCTTATATCAGAAAAGATTCTGCTATTTCTGTAATTTAAGTCATTATCTGAAATTAGGTCAATAGCTTTGAAAGTACTTATTAGGTTCGTACTGTTGGCGAGAAGAATTTCAAGTTTACTTTTTGTATCAGAATGGTCTATTTCATCTTCTATATCTTCTGTCAATGAATCAGTAAGTTTATCTGAAATTTCCTCAATACCATATTCTGAGTATAGCAATATACTTCCAAAACTATAAATGGTTGTTGAAAGGCTTGAAATGTCGGCTTGTTCAAACTTAGAATTTAGGAGAATTTCGAATTTTTCTGGTCCTGTTCCCGCAGGTATAGACATTACTATATCTCCTATTTTTTTAACATCTTCCAAGGGTAAGCTTAGCATCTGTTTGAATCCAGGAATAAAATTTTCAGGTATTCTAAAGCTCATAATTAACTAAATATATAAAAAAAATTAAATTCTCGCGGTAATTATAATAATTTTTGATTCAAAAGTAATCATTACACCTTATTGAAAAACTAAAGTTTTCATAAAATTTTCGCCCCAAATACTAAATATACTTAAACAAGTATATTAATAATTTTTAAATAAATCAATTTTTTCCTGTTGTAAAATTTTTCATTAAGAAAACTCATTAATAAATATTTAAAAAAAATCGTCCCCTCATTCGTCCCCTAAAAACAAAAAAGCCCTGTAAACTTAACATTTACAAGGCTTTACAATCTTTAAAAGTGGTCCCACATGGGCTCGAACCATGGACCCCCTGATTATGAGTCAGGTGCTCTAACCAACTGAGCTATAGGACCCGCAAATTTTGGAGTGCAATATTAGTATATATTTTTCTTCTCTGCAAGTAATAAATACTTATTTATTAAAATACTTTTAAAAGTATTCTTATTCAAAAACAAAATAGCTTACTTTATATGATTGTAAACATGTATTTTTGCACTATGGAAACAAACAGACAGAAAAAAATAGGAGGAGTTATTCAAAAAGATATAGCCGAAATTTTACAGGGCATCCTCAGGGATAACAGCATAAAGGGAATATTAGTGTCTGTTACCAAAGTGTATGTAACTACCGATCTTTCCGAAGCCAAAGTATATCTGAGTATATTTCCGAATAAAGAGAGCGACAGGCTGCTGGAAGAAATTCGGTTGCAGCAACATTTTATAAAACATCAGCTGGCAGTGCGT includes:
- a CDS encoding VIT domain-containing protein, with amino-acid sequence MKKIILFFFIALNTANFFSQETPKVVLKDSTSLRLTHLKIKVEITGNFATTTYDMKFFNEPDRTLEGELVFPLGEGQTVSKFAMDINGKLRDAVVVEKELARVAFESTVRQNIDPALLEKVQGNNYKARVYPILPHSYKHIVITYEQELFTTGNFQTYELPLGFNEKLDEFSVQMVVNGEEHLPIIKGKDHKNFFFTKKDNYFSAEVAKQNFVPINPITVQIPNPVNTQTIITYNDYFYLHQALKPGSRLKTKPRKITLLWDTSSSLKHRNLEEELKLLGNYFRYLQNVQVQFIAFSNAIHKNEIMEVSKGEWKEIEQLIRNTVYDGGTSLDLFKELKIKSDETLLFTDGLDNLGSFTSYNNSALYTINSTVSANHENLKNIANRSGGNYINLVRLNYTDALRILKQETYRFLGIEQNDKITEVYPGKNTNVTTDFSLAGRFSGKTSINLLFGYQGKVTERITVAVKNTLETKQAKRLWAKKKLQFLNEDKKNNKEAIINHALQYHLISDYTSMLILDRVEDYVRYRIEPPLEFMEEYKEQLEEIADNKADREADLNERKEWLYEDYANIREWYNTKFPKKEAKKEKKVQTSNVNSTEPQTENIEPPQDNVETASQRTNPITETRVVVTDSTKRIIRGIIVDNEGQPLSGVNVLVSGTTTGTLTDFDGNFEINATGNDELVFSYIGFGTKSQVVGNSNTMNVSLEEDTQHLDEVVIVGYEVTKQASITGSVTSIVHESLAGRVSGIQVTGAAGSASSVSLKETTPLYIIDGVISKENPLEKFTSEEIENIQVYNAENGTKLYGSQASGGLMIITTKKGKETHREAIDELEEKIADRIELKSWNPETPYIKILQQAKTTGEAYKKYLEIKDEYSNSPSFYLDVADFFDRKKSSQLAITILTNLMETELDNYELMKALAYKLEYFKQYNLAVIVYNKVLELRPEEPQSYRDLALAYEQAGEYQKSFDLLYKIYSCQLLEKDEDERFYGIEHIAFVELTRLVSKYGNKLKLNKTQKEEFTEMPVDVRVVIDWNHNDTDIDLWVIDPEEEKAYYSNPETKIGGRMSEDLTEGYGPEEFMLKNAIKGNYKVMVDYYSDNVQKISGPTILKVTMFTNYGRSTETKKTITVRLDKEEDEIEVGNFKI
- a CDS encoding IS256 family transposase encodes the protein MKKEDLFNDEFLKQFKTGEELNSFLKALQKRGIEKMLEGELDGHLGYDKHQKSDTSNARNGYGEKKVKTSFGESQIKVPRDREASFNPMIVPKRGNMVDGLENVIVSLYAKGMSNSDIEEQIREVYNFDVSTSTISRITEKVSNDIVAWQNRPLESLYMIVWMDGIVFKVRENSKVINKTVYMAVGLRQDGIKEVLGLWLGKNESAAFWMHVLTDIKARGVEDILITATDNLNGFTETIKNVFPQSTTQVCVVHQIRNASRYVVWKDKKDFTADMKHIYNAPNKQAAKAALEDFATRWESKYAYAVKSWREHWEELTAFFDFPVEIRKIIYTTNLIENLNGKIRKYTKNKLSFPTDEAVMKSVYLALREATKKWTQPIRNWGVILNLFLTLFEDRVKL
- a CDS encoding helix-turn-helix domain-containing protein gives rise to the protein MENLVANRIKNARVLKCLSQQNVADEIGVSKQMISKYENGDAIPTSSKFIKLSKLFGLKIDYFFSSFQIELGEINFRKKSTFSMKKQSSLKELIKINLENYLWIEDSLSIDYTFKNIIQDSKINSIEDVEKVVLKLRNEWNIGIDPIHNIIQLLEDKEIKVIELFDVDDKFDGMATYVNDKFPVIVVNGNFPVERKRFTLLHELGHLLLNIPECNVKQEENFCNKFAAEFLFPKKIVIKEFGGKRDHITLTELISTQKKYGMSIPAIVYRLVDSGILSKQRHTDFYKKIRFNPSLEREVNMTRFETPENSNRFEQLVYRALAQEKISFSKASSLLNKNIESIKESSLI
- a CDS encoding ATP-dependent endonuclease, with product MICEGASEKVFLDYLLNNEWIDLKDRHLYILDSLGKFNIHRFMNLFASLGIKHSILMDSDENETQQIVNEFIENCKNTYTVNIDLFDKDLEDFLGIPTPPRKDLKPLNIMYQHKNESITEEKIAELRGKIESLIE
- a CDS encoding rolling circle replication-associated protein, translating into MTCFARCYKRLSFVTLTFLNKVSDEQAVNLLRKFVDNAKKRSDDFQYVWVAERQTKNDEFKGNVHFHMITNKYWKIDKWWNYWINLQKKNGVLPRDESFKPSSAFDVKQLNSNNIRSIASYVTKYVTKNDAKFKCQVWNCSKRVSELYTDFYTTTEFTDQFKRMNAVLKEIKNTDRKSPVVNVKMIDLNRNTLPMYKRLDVMNSKIIES
- the rbfA gene encoding 30S ribosome-binding factor RbfA — protein: METNRQKKIGGVIQKDIAEILQGILRDNSIKGILVSVTKVYVTTDLSEAKVYLSIFPNKESDRLLEEIRLQQHFIKHQLAVRTKNQLRRVPELNFYIDDSLEYIDNIEKSLKRNENPIENRDLLDKRKKS